CTTCCACCGTCATTCCCGAATTTGTCGAGAAGTGTAATGAATACGGCGGCGACGTCGCCGGTGCACGCGGTGTGCCGGAAGAAATGCTGCGTAAAGCCGGTACCATGGGCGTTTGCAAGATTAATATCGATACCGATTTGCGCTTAGCGATGACGGCTTCGATTCGTGAACACTTGCAAAATCATCCGGCTGATTTTGACCCCCGTACATACTTGGGCGCCGGTCGTGCCGCCATTAAAGGCATGGTACAACATAAAATCAAACACGTACTTAACAGTTCGAACCGCATTTAAACAAAAAAAGAGAGCCGAAAGGCTCTCTTTTTTATTGTCATTGTGCCAGTGCTTTTTCGATATCGGTATAAGTTAAAACGCCATCGGCAATGATCTCGCCGTCTTTTTCGAGTGTGGGGACATACTCCAACGCAATCTCCATACAATGCCGATCATGCTCTTTCAAGGTGTCAGCATATTGCTCTCCCACCAACACTTCGGCAGCGCCGCTCAATCCTACTTCCTCCGCCCACTTTGCGAGCGTTGCGCGGTCGCTCATGTCGCCCTCTTCCTGGTACGCGCCCGTGTAAACACGGTCGACCCAGGCATCGGCTTTACCCTGCTCCTGCGCGAGTTCCAATACACGCAAGGCGTCAAAGCTCGACGCATCCCATCTGGCAGTCGTCGCATTAATGCCGGCCTCTTTACCGAGTTCAGCAAACTGTTCGCGCGCGCGTTCGCCGGCATATTTTTCTTTGGCTTTACGGTTACGCCATTCAGGATGAATTTCCCAGCCGTACCACTCCAGGCAGATATCTTTTTGCTCCTGTAATTTTCGTAAACTGCCCCAAGCATGGTAGCAGTACGGGCAAACGAAATCGAAATAAACACGAATTTTGGACATTACTATTCCTCCTTTGTGTTCCTGTTTTCATTATATCGCAAAAATGAACATGGTATAATATACGCAAAAGGGGGGGGTATAGATATGCTTTTTATTTATTATCCGAAATGCAGTACCTGCCGACGCGCCAAAGCCTGGTTGGACGATAACAATATCCGTTATGAAGAAAGACTGATCGTGGAAGATCCGCCGACCGCAAAAGATCTTCTCCGCTGGAGTAAAAAAACCAATCAGCCGCTGACAAAATTTGCCAATACGAGCGGTCAATTATATCGGTCAAGCGGCTTGGCCAAACGCCGTCTGACACTTTCCGATGAAGAGTTTGCCAAAGAGCTGTCCCGTGACGGCATGCTGATCAAGCGGCCCCTCTTGGTGATTGATGATGACCATATTCTAACCGGTTTTCGCCAAACGGAATGGGAAGCCGCGTTACTTAAATAGGAGGACTATATGGAGTTTAAAGAAGCGCTTGCCCTGCGTCAATCTACCCGAAATTACCGGACGAATCCCGTAGCTGCCGACGCTTTAGAGAATATTGTGCACGCCGGTGTCACAGCGCCGATTTCGTTGAGTCGTTATGAATCCTATCATTTGACTGTCATCACGGCCGAAGGTGTGTTGAAAAAGCTCGAGGAAGAATGGTTAGAACGCGGCAATACAGGCAATCCGATTTATGATGCCCCGGCACTGATCGTTGTTTTCGCTGATGAAAAAGTGACCTCCGGTTTGCGTAATGCCGATACGGGTTGTATCGTTACCCAAATGCATCTGGCCGCCACTGCGCTCGGTTTAGGGTCCTGCTACATTTGCGGTGCCATCCAGCAACTCGGCAAAGATGCCCGTTATCTCAACGGAGCACGTGTACCGGCCAATTTCGTGCCCATGGGAGCGCTTGCCATCGGCGAACCGATGAGACCACTCAAAGCTCGTCATAAAGAAAGTAAAATGACGGTCGATCGTTTATAAATAAAAAGAGCTGCGCTTTGCGCAGCTCTTTTTATTTCGATAATTTTTGTTTGCGTGCCCCAGTAGCGGCGGAACAGCACGAGCAACCTGTCATTTTTTTGTCACCGGTGCACCCCGGGCAATTTGTGCAGGAATTTTCTTCGTGCAGACCGTGCCAAAAATGCCATGTCAGGTAGACAAATGCCGCCAGCACTGCCACCCCTATAAAAACAGTTTGCATATTCTCACCTCAAAATCCGAGCATCCGACCGCCTTGATAAACCACAAAGGAGCACACCCAGGCAAGCGACGTACAATACATAAAGACAAATGCCGGCCAACGAAACGAGTCAGTTTCCCGACGCATCACAGCGAGTACGGCCAGACACGGACAGTATAACAAAACAAAGACCATCAGACTGAGCGCAATCAACGGATCAAACGCGGGATCCGCGGCAAGACGTTCCATCAAACCGCTGCTGTCATCCGGATCGGCTTGCATGCTGTAGATCGTGCCGAGCGAACTTACCAACACTTCTTTCGCCGTTAAAGCAGCTACCAGCGAAACGCCGATTTTCCAATTAAAGCCGAGCGGTTGCAAGACAGGTTCGATCATGTGTCCGAATTGTCCTGCATAGCTGTGAGCAAGTTGATCGGCACTTTCCGCACGATCAATCGCCGCCATTTCTTCTTCGTGATCTTTCGTTAAGGCAAAATATTCCAACGCATACGGGTAGTATTGCGGCTGTGTCTCGGCCACCGATTGCAACGCCACCGGAAATTCCCGACCATATGCGGTAAACGACTTGGCAAGCGTTTCTTCTTCGGCGGCGTTTCCTTCTTCTTGCGCCGCGGCCAGCGCTTCCTCATTTTGCGTCTGCAAGGTTTCCAACGTTGCCACCGCTTGGAAAAGTGCCGGATTCTCATTGATTTCGTTAATGGCAAACGGCGCAAGCACTGCTTCCGCTTGGGTTTGATATTCCTGTGTCGCGGCGGCACGCAACGCGTCATAATCCTGATCAAGCGGGACATTTTGCGGATATACGGTAATAAACCAAACAACCACAGAAGCCGCCAAAATAAACGTGCCTGCTTTTTTAAAGTATAGCACCGCTCGTTCCCACATGTGAAGCAAAACACCCTTTAGCGTCGGAACGTGGTACTCCGGCATTTCCATAACGAACGGTTCCCTTTCTCCCGGGAATAAAAATTTACGGAAAGCCAGCGCCAGCACAATCGCCAGCACGATGCCCAGCATGTAAATGCCGAAAAGCACTGTCCCCGCCCACTTCGCGGTAAAGAAAGCACCGATCAACAGCGTATATACCGGCAAACGCGCGCCGCAACTCATCATCGGCGCGACCAACATCGTCACCATACGATCCCGCGGATTATCCAGCGAACGTGTGCCCATGACGGCCGGCACTGTACAACCGAAACCCAGCAGCAACATAATAAACGACTTGCCGTGCAAACCTACCGCATGCATCATGCGATCTAAAATAAACGCGGCACGCGCCATGTAACCGCTATCTTCCAAAAGCGCAATGCCAGCGAATAAAATTAAAATCAAAGGCAAGAAACTCAAAACCGCGCCGACGCCGCCAACAATTCCGTCCACAACAAGCGATTGGATGGCTCCTTCCGGCAAAACGGTGGTAAGCCAAGTGCCGAAGTCTGTAATCACTCCATCGAGCCATTCCTGCGGATACGCCCCCAATGTGAATACCGCGTTAAACAGCAGCCACATCATACCCGCAAAAATAAGCGGTCCGAAAAAGCGATGCGTCAATACTTTATCGATTTTATCCGAACGTGTTTCATGTAATGTGGGGTCTACCGTTACCGCCTGTTGAAATATCTGTACTGCAAATTGGTGGCGCTTTTCCGCAAAAATAAATTCTGCGTCAATTTCTTTCGGTAATGAATTTCGTAAACAATGCGCCAAGTTGAGTACGTCTTCCATACCGCCGCGTTGTTGCAACGCTTCTTGTACTTCCTGATCATTTTCCAACAGCTTAATCGCCAGCCAGCGTATCGGATACTGAATATCCGTCTGGGCTTGGATCGCTGTTGTCAT
Above is a window of Negativicoccus succinicivorans DNA encoding:
- a CDS encoding nitroreductase family protein, whose translation is MEFKEALALRQSTRNYRTNPVAADALENIVHAGVTAPISLSRYESYHLTVITAEGVLKKLEEEWLERGNTGNPIYDAPALIVVFADEKVTSGLRNADTGCIVTQMHLAATALGLGSCYICGAIQQLGKDARYLNGARVPANFVPMGALAIGEPMRPLKARHKESKMTVDRL
- a CDS encoding DsbA family oxidoreductase, with product MSKIRVYFDFVCPYCYHAWGSLRKLQEQKDICLEWYGWEIHPEWRNRKAKEKYAGERAREQFAELGKEAGINATTARWDASSFDALRVLELAQEQGKADAWVDRVYTGAYQEEGDMSDRATLAKWAEEVGLSGAAEVLVGEQYADTLKEHDRHCMEIALEYVPTLEKDGEIIADGVLTYTDIEKALAQ
- the feoB gene encoding ferrous iron transport protein B, coding for MKAIKIALAGNPNCGKTTVFNNLTGARQHVGNYPGVTVERKEGHKRFAGIDMLFLDLPGTYSLTARSLDEVVARNTIINERPDVIVNVQDASNLERNLYLTAQLVELGQPVVIALNMVDVADQMGIHIDLRKLSDALGITVVQTVGSRNVGTVALLEDVARVAKEGKAPQIKIDYGPTLEHLITTMTTAIQAQTDIQYPIRWLAIKLLENDQEVQEALQQRGGMEDVLNLAHCLRNSLPKEIDAEFIFAEKRHQFAVQIFQQAVTVDPTLHETRSDKIDKVLTHRFFGPLIFAGMMWLLFNAVFTLGAYPQEWLDGVITDFGTWLTTVLPEGAIQSLVVDGIVGGVGAVLSFLPLILILFAGIALLEDSGYMARAAFILDRMMHAVGLHGKSFIMLLLGFGCTVPAVMGTRSLDNPRDRMVTMLVAPMMSCGARLPVYTLLIGAFFTAKWAGTVLFGIYMLGIVLAIVLALAFRKFLFPGEREPFVMEMPEYHVPTLKGVLLHMWERAVLYFKKAGTFILAASVVVWFITVYPQNVPLDQDYDALRAAATQEYQTQAEAVLAPFAINEINENPALFQAVATLETLQTQNEEALAAAQEEGNAAEEETLAKSFTAYGREFPVALQSVAETQPQYYPYALEYFALTKDHEEEMAAIDRAESADQLAHSYAGQFGHMIEPVLQPLGFNWKIGVSLVAALTAKEVLVSSLGTIYSMQADPDDSSGLMERLAADPAFDPLIALSLMVFVLLYCPCLAVLAVMRRETDSFRWPAFVFMYCTSLAWVCSFVVYQGGRMLGF
- a CDS encoding arsenate reductase family protein gives rise to the protein MLFIYYPKCSTCRRAKAWLDDNNIRYEERLIVEDPPTAKDLLRWSKKTNQPLTKFANTSGQLYRSSGLAKRRLTLSDEEFAKELSRDGMLIKRPLLVIDDDHILTGFRQTEWEAALLK